One genomic segment of Paraburkholderia aromaticivorans includes these proteins:
- a CDS encoding LysR family transcriptional regulator translates to MTMRNATLRQLKVFETVARHLSFSRAAEELHLTQPAVSTQVRQLEEHAGLPLFEQLGKKIYLTPAGTEMLHYSRAIIQQFHEVDEAMSQLKGVSGGKLNVAVISAGDYFFPRLLAEFTRRYSGVVLNLAVHNREELLHQLATNQTDLAVMVRPPHETDATNEPFAPHPYVIVAAPTHPLAHKRNIKIGQLANEAFIVRERGSDTWNSMEEGFAGRLSNLKIAMEIKSTETIKQAVIAGMGIAFLSAHTISLELQVGHLVVLDVESFPVMLNWYVVHRKNKRLPPVAVAFKRFLMEEGANLIEKITRVKELSVYKQ, encoded by the coding sequence ATGACGATGCGAAATGCGACTCTGCGGCAACTGAAGGTTTTCGAAACGGTGGCGCGCCACCTGAGCTTCTCGCGCGCCGCCGAGGAACTGCATCTCACCCAGCCGGCCGTCTCCACTCAGGTCCGGCAACTCGAAGAACACGCCGGGCTGCCGCTGTTCGAACAACTCGGTAAAAAAATCTATCTGACGCCGGCCGGCACCGAAATGCTTCACTACAGTCGCGCGATCATCCAGCAGTTCCACGAAGTGGACGAGGCGATGAGTCAGCTCAAGGGTGTCTCGGGCGGCAAGCTGAATGTCGCGGTGATCAGTGCGGGCGACTACTTCTTTCCGCGACTGCTGGCCGAATTCACGCGCCGCTACTCGGGCGTCGTGCTCAATCTCGCCGTGCACAACCGCGAGGAACTGCTGCATCAGCTCGCGACCAATCAGACCGATCTCGCGGTGATGGTGCGCCCGCCCCACGAAACCGACGCGACCAACGAACCGTTCGCGCCGCACCCGTATGTGATCGTGGCGGCGCCCACGCATCCGCTCGCTCATAAGCGCAACATCAAGATCGGCCAGTTGGCCAATGAAGCTTTTATCGTGCGGGAACGCGGCTCGGACACGTGGAATTCGATGGAAGAGGGTTTCGCCGGGCGCCTTTCCAACCTGAAGATCGCAATGGAGATCAAGAGCACCGAGACGATCAAGCAGGCCGTGATCGCGGGCATGGGTATCGCGTTTCTGTCGGCGCATACGATCAGCCTCGAACTGCAGGTCGGCCATCTTGTCGTGCTCGATGTCGAGAGCTTTCCGGTCATGCTCAACTGGTACGTGGTACACCGCAAGAACAAGCGCCTGCCACCGGTTGCGGTCGCCTTCAAACGTTTTCTCATGGAAGAAGGCGCGAATCTCATCGAGAAGATCACGCGCGTCAAGGAATTGAGCGTGTATAAGCAGTAG
- the oxlT gene encoding oxalate/formate MFS antiporter has translation MDEITQQIKAPVFWANRWWQLVIGMVCMALVANLQYAWTLFVTPMNARHHWGEASIQLAFAIFILTETWLVPLEGWLVDRFGPRPVVAGGAVCAGIAWVMNSYVTTLPMLYVSAVIAGIGAGGVYGTCVGNALKWFPDRRGLAAGLTAAGFGAGAAVTVIPIANMITRSGYEHTFFFFGILQGGCILALALLLKKPNLRQQAAPKKKFAVSKVDFTPGQMIKAPVFWVIYVSFVAVAAGGLMATAQIGPIAKDWGLARIPMTIFGMTLPLLTATLSIDNVCNGFTRPLCGFISDKLGRENTMFVIFIGEGLALLGLMQYGTNPYAFMTFAALIFLFWGEIFSIFPAICADTFGSKYAAANAGTLYTAKGTASLLVPIASVLSATGGWNLVFIVSATVTIAAGIAAKFILAPMRARWIETHNEPQGVLAVAGAGQASRLSHWPEQTGE, from the coding sequence ATGGACGAAATCACTCAGCAGATCAAAGCCCCCGTGTTTTGGGCGAACCGTTGGTGGCAACTCGTCATCGGCATGGTGTGCATGGCATTGGTCGCCAATCTTCAATACGCGTGGACCTTGTTCGTCACGCCGATGAACGCGCGACATCACTGGGGCGAAGCGTCGATTCAGCTTGCGTTCGCGATCTTCATTCTGACTGAGACGTGGCTCGTGCCGCTCGAAGGCTGGCTCGTCGACCGATTCGGGCCTCGGCCCGTGGTCGCGGGCGGCGCCGTGTGCGCGGGCATTGCGTGGGTGATGAATTCATATGTGACGACCTTGCCGATGCTGTACGTGTCCGCGGTCATCGCCGGGATCGGTGCGGGCGGCGTGTACGGCACATGCGTGGGCAATGCGTTGAAATGGTTTCCGGACCGGCGCGGTCTCGCGGCGGGTCTCACGGCGGCGGGCTTCGGCGCGGGCGCCGCGGTGACGGTGATTCCGATCGCCAACATGATTACGCGGTCGGGCTATGAGCACACGTTCTTCTTCTTCGGCATTCTGCAAGGCGGATGCATTCTGGCGCTCGCACTGTTGCTGAAAAAGCCGAATTTGCGCCAGCAAGCCGCTCCGAAGAAGAAGTTCGCCGTCTCGAAGGTGGACTTCACGCCGGGTCAGATGATCAAGGCGCCGGTGTTCTGGGTGATCTACGTGTCGTTCGTGGCGGTGGCCGCGGGCGGCTTGATGGCGACCGCGCAGATCGGTCCGATCGCGAAAGACTGGGGCCTCGCACGCATTCCGATGACGATCTTCGGCATGACCTTGCCGCTGCTGACCGCCACGCTTTCCATCGACAATGTCTGCAACGGCTTTACGCGTCCGCTGTGCGGCTTCATCTCCGACAAGCTCGGCCGCGAAAATACGATGTTCGTGATCTTCATCGGCGAAGGGTTGGCATTGCTCGGCTTGATGCAATACGGCACCAACCCGTATGCGTTCATGACGTTCGCGGCGTTGATCTTCCTCTTCTGGGGCGAGATCTTTTCGATCTTCCCGGCGATCTGCGCCGATACCTTCGGCAGCAAGTACGCGGCGGCCAATGCGGGCACCTTGTACACCGCGAAGGGCACGGCCTCGCTGCTGGTGCCGATTGCCTCGGTTCTATCGGCGACGGGCGGCTGGAACCTCGTCTTTATCGTCTCCGCCACGGTGACGATCGCCGCGGGCATCGCGGCCAAATTCATACTGGCCCCGATGCGCGCGCGCTGGATCGAAACGCACAACGAGCCTCAGGGTGTGCTGGCGGTGGCCGGCGCCGGCCAGGCCTCGCGGCTGAGTCACTGGCCTGAGCAGACAGGGGAATAG
- a CDS encoding LysR family transcriptional regulator, whose protein sequence is MNVSLQQLKVFVAVARERSFTRAAREFELTQSAVSRCVRELEEAVELKLFDRTTRQVELTHAGASLERRIGRLLDEIELTLREERAAYDGHTGVVVLASNPVLSSSWVAQGLARCAAAFPELNVSVRDQPQSGVLASVEQGEVDFGVVSLAEPLAGDLLHAQVVFTTPLHAVMPAAHPLARHATVAWSALHEWALVTLNADAGVRAALELAFNTNGVKRRPVQEFGHVAAVLRMVELGLGVGILPIDAHWPAIGPSLVSRPLGPGMNLTTLLVHRRNRSLRPNAAAAWAQFSAPACVTSPADDVSPFASPVRTASTDARGDAVLQEPRPRPLSPTDSQAFSPCDFSASISSKELHDGN, encoded by the coding sequence ATGAATGTTTCGTTGCAGCAACTCAAGGTGTTTGTCGCCGTTGCGCGTGAGCGAAGCTTCACGCGCGCGGCGCGTGAGTTCGAGTTGACACAATCGGCGGTGAGCCGTTGCGTGCGCGAACTCGAAGAAGCCGTCGAACTGAAACTGTTCGACCGTACCACTCGCCAGGTTGAATTGACTCATGCGGGTGCAAGTCTCGAACGAAGGATTGGCCGGCTGCTCGATGAAATCGAACTGACGCTGCGAGAAGAGCGGGCCGCTTACGACGGCCACACTGGCGTCGTGGTGCTGGCAAGCAATCCGGTGTTGTCGTCGAGCTGGGTGGCGCAGGGTCTCGCACGCTGCGCGGCGGCTTTTCCCGAACTGAACGTCTCTGTCAGGGATCAACCCCAGAGTGGTGTGCTCGCGAGCGTCGAGCAAGGCGAGGTGGATTTCGGCGTGGTTTCGCTGGCCGAGCCGCTCGCCGGCGATCTGTTGCATGCGCAAGTGGTTTTCACGACGCCGCTCCACGCGGTGATGCCGGCTGCGCATCCGCTGGCACGCCATGCCACCGTCGCATGGAGCGCATTGCACGAATGGGCCCTCGTTACCCTGAATGCCGACGCCGGCGTGCGCGCGGCGCTCGAACTCGCCTTCAATACGAACGGCGTGAAGCGCAGGCCGGTGCAGGAATTCGGGCATGTCGCGGCGGTGTTGCGCATGGTCGAACTGGGGCTTGGCGTCGGCATCTTGCCCATTGACGCGCATTGGCCCGCGATTGGTCCGTCACTCGTCAGCCGTCCGCTCGGGCCCGGCATGAATCTGACGACGCTGCTCGTGCATCGCCGCAACCGTTCCCTCCGACCCAACGCCGCAGCGGCGTGGGCGCAATTCTCCGCGCCCGCCTGCGTGACTTCACCTGCCGACGACGTGTCGCCGTTCGCTTCGCCCGTGCGAACGGCATCGACCGATGCGCGCGGCGACGCCGTACTCCAGGAGCCCCGGCCACGCCCCTTATCCCCAACCGATTCGCAAGCATTCAGCCCATGCGATTTCTCCGCCAGCATCTCAAGCAAGGAGCTTCATGATGGAAACTGA
- a CDS encoding aldehyde dehydrogenase family protein translates to METETDLRRHDLLIDGKRLPPGTGEYSVDINPATEEPIALVAQGSAADVDAAVSAARAALKVWNAIRTAERGRILMRLAALMRANLEELAALESLDAGKPIAAVMRQDIPAAIDTLEYYAGWCDKINGQVVPVRPDALTYTLREPVGVVAAIVPWNFPLMIGMWKIAPALACGCTLIVKPAEITPLSALRIGELALEAGVPPGVLNIVTGKGRVVGDALVAHPGVDKVTFTGSPSVGRGILQGAAGNFKRVTLELGGKSANLIFPDANLDNAVRAAAAGIFFNTGQVCSAGSRILAHRDVYDEVVERLAARAKSIKVGDPSSRETSMGPLISAAQMKTVLGYVETGRAEGASLVTGGARVGERGFFVEPTVFADVEHEMRISQEEIFGPVASVLRFNDEADAIRIANGTLYSLAAGVWSADIGRVHRVARDLRAGTVWINTYGYTDVRLPWGGSGDSGFGREHGDVAIENFTEPKAVWLAIDQ, encoded by the coding sequence ATGGAAACTGAAACCGACCTCAGGCGCCATGATCTGCTGATCGACGGCAAGCGTTTGCCGCCCGGCACCGGCGAATATTCCGTCGATATCAACCCCGCCACCGAAGAGCCGATCGCGCTGGTCGCGCAAGGCAGCGCCGCCGACGTGGATGCGGCCGTAAGCGCGGCACGCGCCGCATTGAAAGTATGGAACGCGATACGGACCGCTGAGCGCGGCCGCATTCTGATGCGTCTGGCCGCCCTGATGCGGGCGAACCTGGAGGAACTCGCCGCACTCGAAAGTCTCGACGCCGGCAAGCCGATCGCCGCGGTGATGCGCCAGGACATCCCGGCCGCGATCGATACGCTCGAATACTACGCAGGCTGGTGCGACAAGATCAACGGCCAGGTCGTGCCCGTGCGCCCCGATGCATTGACGTACACGCTGCGCGAACCGGTCGGTGTGGTCGCCGCGATCGTGCCGTGGAACTTCCCGCTGATGATCGGCATGTGGAAGATCGCGCCGGCGCTCGCGTGCGGTTGTACGTTGATCGTCAAGCCCGCGGAGATCACCCCGCTCAGCGCATTGCGTATCGGCGAACTCGCACTTGAAGCGGGCGTGCCGCCGGGCGTGCTGAACATCGTCACCGGCAAGGGACGCGTGGTCGGCGATGCGCTGGTCGCGCATCCCGGCGTCGACAAGGTGACCTTCACGGGCTCGCCCTCCGTGGGGCGCGGCATTCTGCAAGGTGCGGCCGGCAATTTCAAACGCGTCACGCTGGAGCTCGGCGGTAAATCCGCCAACCTGATTTTCCCGGATGCCAATCTCGACAACGCGGTGCGCGCCGCGGCGGCCGGGATCTTCTTCAACACCGGCCAGGTGTGTTCGGCGGGCTCGCGCATTCTCGCTCATCGCGATGTGTACGACGAAGTGGTCGAGCGCCTGGCCGCTCGCGCGAAGTCGATCAAGGTCGGCGATCCATCGTCGCGCGAAACGTCGATGGGACCGCTCATCTCGGCCGCGCAAATGAAGACGGTGCTGGGCTATGTCGAAACAGGGCGCGCCGAAGGGGCGTCGCTCGTGACAGGTGGCGCGCGGGTGGGCGAGCGCGGCTTCTTTGTCGAGCCGACCGTCTTTGCCGACGTCGAGCATGAAATGCGCATTTCGCAGGAAGAGATCTTCGGGCCGGTGGCGAGCGTGCTTCGCTTTAACGATGAAGCCGACGCGATACGGATTGCCAACGGCACGTTGTATAGCCTCGCCGCGGGCGTGTGGAGCGCGGATATCGGTCGCGTGCACCGGGTGGCGCGGGATCTGAGGGCGGGGACCGTGTGGATCAACACCTACGGCTATACCGATGTGCGTTTGCCTTGGGGAGGGTCCGGCGACTCGGGTTTCGGCCGCGAACACGGCGACGTTGCGATTGAAAACTTCACCGAGCCCAAGGCGGTGTGGCTCGCGATCGACCAGTAG
- a CDS encoding 2-dehydropantoate 2-reductase, with protein MKICVFGAGAIGGLMGVQLARAGADVSFVARGAHLAAMREHGARLIMDGETFSAPVRCTSDPRELGVQDFVIVTLKAHSLPGVVDTMQPLLGKHTAIVTGVNGIPYWYFYQHGGRFAGTRLASVDPDGGQWTKLGPERAIGCVLYPAAEIVEPGVIKHVYGKKFPIGEPSGERTPRIQQLHEIMQAAGFEAPIRDNIRDEIWLKLWGNLCFNPISALTHATLDVLTSDPGTRAVSRTMMLEAKRIADQFGVHFRVDVEKRIDGAGAVGAHKTSTLVDLENRRPMEIDPLLTVVQEMGRLVGEPTPTVDVVLALIKLRERMALQGD; from the coding sequence ATGAAGATCTGTGTCTTCGGAGCGGGAGCGATCGGCGGCTTGATGGGTGTGCAGTTGGCACGCGCCGGCGCGGATGTGAGTTTCGTCGCGCGCGGCGCGCATCTCGCGGCCATGCGGGAACACGGCGCGCGCTTGATCATGGACGGCGAGACGTTCAGCGCGCCGGTACGCTGCACGTCCGACCCTCGCGAACTCGGCGTGCAGGACTTCGTGATCGTCACGCTGAAAGCGCATTCGCTGCCCGGCGTGGTCGACACCATGCAGCCGCTGCTCGGCAAACACACGGCGATCGTCACGGGCGTCAACGGCATTCCTTACTGGTACTTCTATCAGCACGGCGGCAGATTCGCCGGCACGCGGCTCGCGAGTGTCGACCCCGACGGCGGTCAATGGACGAAGCTCGGGCCTGAACGGGCGATCGGCTGCGTGCTCTATCCCGCCGCCGAAATCGTCGAACCCGGTGTCATCAAGCATGTGTACGGCAAGAAATTCCCGATCGGCGAGCCGAGCGGCGAACGCACGCCACGCATTCAGCAACTGCACGAAATCATGCAGGCGGCGGGTTTCGAAGCACCGATCCGCGACAATATCCGCGACGAAATCTGGCTCAAGCTATGGGGCAATCTGTGCTTCAACCCGATCAGCGCCCTGACGCATGCCACGCTCGACGTGCTCACCAGCGACCCCGGCACGCGCGCCGTATCGCGCACGATGATGCTCGAGGCCAAGCGCATTGCAGATCAATTCGGCGTGCACTTTCGCGTCGATGTGGAAAAGCGCATTGACGGCGCGGGTGCGGTCGGCGCGCATAAGACCTCGACCCTCGTCGACCTGGAGAATCGTCGTCCGATGGAGATCGATCCGCTCCTGACGGTCGTGCAGGAAATGGGCCGCCTCGTCGGCGAACCCACGCCGACTGTCGACGTCGTCCTCGCGCTCATCAAACTGCGTGAACGGATGGCGTTGCAGGGGGATTGA
- a CDS encoding undecaprenyl-phosphate glucose phosphotransferase encodes MRTAIRQPTGRNFADVDSMLARLLDVMLIALGAALASLALVPRAGLSIFEGAFVAFDMAFAILLLPWFGVYDSWRGRSKWRLSLNIVFGWIAVQLCGLAMLFLLHRTASVSRLWCVSWTAITAAGLVVSRLLIHAVLGRMRRAGGNLRMVAVVGAGAHRDRVIANIDRSPDAGFRMAATFNPRQQRESDFPGLPAFGHLREFADWVRREQIEEVWLALPMSEEDTVLRILDEFSGDLVNVRFIPDVRSLAMFDRNVVDLVGAPAINLMASPMTPYALVQKAVFDRLFAIAALLALAPVMASIAVAIKATSKGPVLFTQRRKGADGRVFRIYKFRSMRDHEQRPGVVRQATRDDPRVTRVGAFLRRTSLDELPQFLNVLRGEMSVVGPRPHAIEHDDQYRGIVDGYIHRYRVKPGITGWAQVNGLRGETDRVEKMQARVEHDLYYLRNWSFGLDMRIVIATVVRGARHRNAY; translated from the coding sequence ATGCGAACGGCAATTCGTCAACCCACTGGCCGCAATTTTGCAGATGTGGACAGCATGCTGGCTCGCCTGCTCGACGTGATGCTGATCGCGTTGGGAGCGGCGCTGGCTTCGCTCGCGCTCGTGCCTCGTGCAGGCCTATCGATTTTCGAGGGTGCTTTCGTCGCATTCGACATGGCGTTCGCCATTCTGCTGTTGCCGTGGTTCGGCGTGTATGACTCGTGGCGTGGCCGGTCGAAATGGCGTCTGAGTTTGAATATCGTCTTCGGCTGGATCGCGGTGCAGCTTTGCGGTCTTGCCATGTTGTTCCTGCTTCACCGTACTGCGTCGGTGTCGCGGCTCTGGTGCGTGAGTTGGACCGCGATCACGGCGGCGGGGCTGGTCGTCTCACGTCTGCTCATACATGCGGTCCTCGGTCGCATGAGGCGCGCGGGCGGCAACCTGCGCATGGTGGCGGTGGTGGGCGCGGGTGCGCATCGCGACCGTGTGATTGCCAACATCGACCGGTCGCCGGATGCGGGCTTCCGGATGGCCGCCACGTTCAACCCGCGGCAGCAGCGTGAGTCAGATTTTCCCGGCTTGCCGGCGTTCGGCCATCTGCGCGAATTCGCCGACTGGGTGCGCCGCGAACAGATCGAAGAGGTGTGGCTTGCGCTGCCCATGTCCGAAGAGGACACCGTGCTGCGGATTCTCGACGAATTCAGCGGCGACCTCGTCAATGTGCGCTTCATTCCCGACGTACGCAGTCTCGCGATGTTCGATCGGAACGTCGTCGATCTGGTCGGCGCGCCCGCCATCAATCTGATGGCCTCGCCGATGACACCGTACGCGTTGGTTCAGAAAGCGGTTTTCGACCGGCTGTTCGCGATCGCGGCGTTGCTGGCGTTGGCGCCGGTGATGGCGTCGATTGCAGTGGCCATCAAGGCGACGTCGAAAGGGCCGGTGTTGTTTACCCAGCGGCGCAAAGGGGCGGACGGGCGTGTGTTCCGCATCTACAAGTTTCGGTCGATGCGTGACCACGAGCAGCGGCCCGGCGTGGTGCGTCAGGCCACGCGTGACGATCCGCGAGTGACTCGTGTGGGGGCGTTCCTGCGCCGCACGAGCCTGGATGAACTGCCGCAGTTCTTGAATGTGCTGCGTGGAGAAATGTCAGTCGTGGGCCCGCGGCCTCACGCGATCGAGCACGACGACCAGTACCGCGGCATCGTCGACGGTTATATCCATCGGTACCGGGTCAAGCCGGGCATCACGGGATGGGCGCAGGTGAACGGCTTACGAGGGGAGACGGATCGGGTTGAAAAGATGCAGGCGCGAGTGGAACACGATCTGTACTACTTGCGTAACTGGTCGTTTGGGTTGGATATGCGGATTGTGATTGCGACGGTGGTGAGGGGGGCGCGGCATCGGAATGCGTATTGA
- a CDS encoding polysaccharide biosynthesis/export family protein, with protein sequence MAAVTVLTSACAVAPGMRMETSRVQDLPGASGASSVADEHGESVASEKADATAGTPDIAITEVDAALISQLARSRKQQQLELSQLLSEAPQAYTIGPGDVLQIVVWDHPEFAAALGSTQTQSSSRPGDPLAGFVVDQNGTLTFPYAGTLHVAGLRTEEIRQRLSDALARYFVKPQVTVRMASYRAHQVYVDGEVRSPGALAFNDVPMTLYEAVGRAGGFSDAADQSDLVLVRGEQTHRVNLTQMLAQGLSPSRLYLKPGDLLRVVSRDENDAYVMGEVNRPVSAIARRTGRMTLADALSQAGSVNASTADAAQMFVIRGSLTGTPQVFHLDGHSPVAMLLAKDFELQPKDVVYVDGSGLVRFNRVLSLLMPLISTGLTAGVIAK encoded by the coding sequence ATGGCGGCGGTAACCGTGTTGACCAGCGCATGCGCGGTGGCGCCGGGTATGCGAATGGAGACGTCTCGCGTGCAGGACCTGCCGGGTGCGTCCGGTGCATCGAGTGTTGCGGACGAGCATGGCGAAAGCGTGGCAAGCGAAAAGGCCGATGCAACGGCCGGCACGCCGGATATCGCCATCACGGAGGTCGACGCGGCGTTGATCTCGCAACTGGCTCGAAGCAGGAAACAGCAACAGCTCGAACTGTCGCAATTACTCTCTGAAGCGCCACAGGCTTATACGATTGGGCCCGGCGACGTGCTGCAGATCGTCGTCTGGGATCATCCGGAATTTGCGGCCGCACTCGGGTCTACGCAGACCCAGTCGTCGTCGCGTCCGGGCGATCCGCTTGCTGGATTCGTCGTCGATCAGAACGGGACCCTGACATTTCCGTATGCAGGCACGCTGCACGTAGCCGGCCTGCGCACCGAAGAGATTCGGCAACGGTTGAGCGACGCGCTCGCCAGGTACTTCGTCAAACCGCAAGTGACGGTGCGGATGGCGTCCTATCGGGCGCACCAGGTTTATGTGGATGGGGAAGTGCGCAGCCCCGGAGCGTTGGCCTTCAACGATGTGCCCATGACGCTCTACGAAGCAGTCGGCCGCGCGGGCGGCTTCAGTGACGCAGCCGACCAGAGCGACCTCGTTCTGGTGCGTGGCGAGCAGACTCATCGCGTGAACCTGACGCAAATGCTTGCTCAGGGATTAAGTCCGTCGCGCCTCTATCTGAAACCCGGCGATCTGCTGCGCGTCGTGTCGCGCGACGAAAACGACGCGTATGTGATGGGCGAAGTGAACAGACCGGTCTCCGCGATTGCGCGCCGAACAGGGCGTATGACGCTCGCCGACGCGCTTTCGCAGGCCGGCAGCGTGAATGCGTCGACCGCCGACGCGGCCCAGATGTTCGTGATACGCGGCTCGCTCACGGGCACGCCGCAGGTGTTTCACCTCGACGGCCATTCGCCGGTCGCTATGCTGCTCGCCAAGGATTTCGAGTTGCAGCCGAAGGACGTGGTGTATGTGGACGGAAGCGGTCTCGTTCGCTTCAATCGTGTGCTGAGTCTGTTGATGCCGTTGATCAGCACGGGGTTGACCGCGGGGGTGATCGCAAAATGA
- a CDS encoding low molecular weight protein-tyrosine-phosphatase: MTRVLMVCEGNVCRSPVARAILERALPSVVVSSAGTRALVGRHADPLAVEVAREHGVDISGHVAEALNDEHVRAADVVLTMTNTQRALILDRFPSARGKVFRLGEHEQLDIVDPYQRHRVIFELAFAQIEHSVLKWCEDIARLMH; the protein is encoded by the coding sequence ATGACCCGGGTTCTGATGGTGTGTGAGGGGAATGTTTGCCGCAGTCCGGTGGCGCGGGCAATTCTCGAGCGGGCATTGCCGTCCGTTGTCGTGAGTTCCGCCGGCACGCGCGCGCTCGTTGGACGGCATGCGGATCCGCTGGCGGTCGAGGTTGCGCGTGAGCACGGCGTGGATATTAGTGGGCATGTGGCGGAGGCGTTGAACGACGAACACGTGCGCGCAGCGGATGTGGTGCTAACCATGACGAACACACAGCGAGCGCTGATTCTCGATCGCTTTCCGTCCGCAAGGGGGAAGGTTTTTCGGCTGGGCGAGCACGAGCAGCTTGATATTGTGGATCCGTATCAACGGCATCGTGTCATTTTTGAACTCGCCTTCGCGCAAATCGAGCACAGCGTTTTGAAATGGTGCGAAGACATTGCCAGGCTGATGCACTGA